The Rhodamnia argentea isolate NSW1041297 chromosome 7, ASM2092103v1, whole genome shotgun sequence genome contains the following window.
TGGGATGCAAATGAAACTTGTGCTAAGATTAGGCATTTGTTGTAGTGACCACAAAAGTTAAATTACCGTTAAGGCTCCCACACTTGgcttttgaaacaaaaacaacACCAGTATCCCGTCCATTGTGGATAAGCAGGGAGAGACATTATCTCATTTTCCTTATTAACCAATCAAGCCAAACTTTCTTTTGATCTAGTCACGTTAGATCTTATCACAAGTTAGCGAAATCAGTTgttcttgagttcaaatctttataAGCCCCATTAATTGCGTTTTTTATTAAGTATTTCCCCACTTATAGAACTAGAATAAAACCCGTCACTCTCTCCACTCCGATGTTATGTCACCAATTAAATGCGACTTTCGTCACCACCCGAGCCACCCATTTGCCAAACTCTAACTTGCTCTAATTCAACAAAGAAATAGCAAACACAAATCTGTTCTGAATATAGTAATTACGGCTATACTCTACTTCCTGATGTAGAGTATTACGGCTAGAAAGTATGTCTTGTTCCGAATATGGTGATTGCAGTATTACCCGCAGAAGCACAAATCTTAGAAATCTCTCCGCTCATTTGTCGATTTGGTTGAGCTTGCCGAGGCCGTTGCAACGTTGGCACACGATCTGAGATTGGTCCTTCCTCGCCGCGTTGGCTCTCAATGTTGCCGCCGATTGCCGGACGAAGCCGGCGCCGTCGCATTCGGGACACCTGTTAACAGCATCACAGTCATCTCTCCCCGTGAGTCAAATTCACGAGCAAGATAATGAAATCGGTTGATGtacataaaaaaggaagaaggatacacgagaatagaaaaaaaaactatcctTGATTTTCGACTTAATTACTACTTCCGTCCTCTAAATTCAGAATCTATCCATCCTCGTTATAGCCTTAGCTTGAATTTTGATTGATGTGCTAAAGTTATATGCAATGCAAGGAGAATTTGTAAGAAAGGAGCGAGCTGGAGAAACCAGAGAGAGCGTGGGGGAATTGGAATACTGACGTGTCCTTGCGGGAGAAGAGAATGGGGAACGCGGTCCCGACCAGAGCCACCACGGCCGCGCCGGCAATCAGGTATGTCGTGCCATCGGCCGAGACGTCTCCGACCGCCGCAACCACCGTCAGGctcctccccttcttcttcttcttcgctgcCGTCCTGCCGGCTATTGATGCCCGATTGGCCAACGATGCCCCGACGGAGGACGGCAGTGAGATGCGAGCCGCTCTCGCCGGCTGAAACAGCGGACTAGCGCGAAAAATCGTCGGCGGAGGAGCGGTGGACGCCATTCTTTTGGTGGGTGTGGTTTCGTAACGTGGAACTGTGACTCCGGAAAACGTGGGCTTTGTAGATTCACAGATTGAAGAATCGAAGTGGATTTGGTCGCTGATTCGTGGATAAGGCCACGTCGGGGATCTCAACATCCCTGACAAGTCTTCTGGATAAGCCCTGGCCCACCACGGTCATCGTCCAATTGTGCCGCACTCTTGTCGGTAATACTAAACATTCAACGCCAGTTTGATCATTGTCCAATTTCTTTCACaactttttcgaaattttgacCCTTTTTCTGCTCcacataaaatagaaaatttctaaaaaaacgCTTGCCACGTAGAATTCAAACACGCCACGTCAGCAGATTGGCTCCAGCGGACTTGATTTAATCGGACCCAAAATTACacattttaaacctttttaggactcgattgtaagTTAGGCAAGACGCTTAAAATTGTTGTtgcaatttttcctttaatttctcttttctctccgCATAAGGTCGGATGAGAAAAAAGGAAGGGTAGATTTCGTTACTAACCAAAGTCCGATGTATTGAGGggttctcttttttccctctaatttctatctaactCCTCATTttacatattatttttttcccttttttaagcTTTGAGTTTATGTGGCGTAGACATTTCAAACTCTCTCATCTTTGTTTGCAGTTTGCATAAAAGTTGATGATGCAAGTGTTTCGTTAAGTGAAAAATGGATACTGTCATGTTCGGACAGCAGACAAGTATTTCCCTAGGAAagagttgaaaaaaagaaataacctAAAACCTTGTTACATCTAATTTTCAGGTACTGCTGTCCTCAAAACATATACAATTCAAAGGTTTCATCTATTTTTGCAGTATTTTAACCCACGAATTTTGCAAATCCATACGAAAAAGATCCCCCTCtctttatggaaaaaaaatggtaactCATGCCACGGGAGGGAACTTTGCCCAGAGTTCCATCGCTATTCATGGATGGCTCCGAAAGACGCATGTTGTTGTCATCCAATAACGCATGCATCGACTTTATCAGTACGAGAGATTTTTGCGTCCCTACGTAGTTCTTTATAGTAAATCTTGTTCTTCCATGATCGATCATTTCATGGGCTAAATATGCATGTAAGTTCCAAGACATCTCGCCCGATACTTTCTAAAACCTAATCGTAACGCATGGTCTAATCTCGTTTCATACCGCGGAGAGGCGTCGGTGCACAGCTAAGTGTAAACCGTCGTTTTGTATCGCTCATGTGCTGCCTTCAACTGGAGGATTCAAGAAAGAAGGGTGTAGGACTCGAGGAATTATGTGCATATGAGTAccagagatggaagaaaaaacaaCAGAAGACCAAGAGCATTATTGACTCCGTAATCAATGCTGTGCATGCCTGTTAGCCATCCTTGGATTGCCCAGGAGCCAGTTCCACCCGTTTGATTAATCTCTATTTCGGACAACGCCGAGGATTTTCGAATCCACAACCCTCTCGTGAGCGCGCAGGTTTCGCAAATGACACCGCCCAATCACCGCCGTCCTTCGCGACCAACGATCTCCGATCGGCAGAGGTGGCGAGAACCCTCTCCCTCATCTGTCAAACTCAGAATCGCCTTGACGCCCAGCACCGCGCTCACTGCTTATGTCGCACCTCGATTCTAAGCAGAATATGGGAATGACACGGTCATCCTTCCTTCTGAAGGACGCAGTCTTGATACACACGCAAAGCACAACTCCCAAAGGTTCCCGTGATAACGCCCTCATATTAAGGGGAACTAACCGAGGAATTTGAAAAACACGGAAAATCATGACATTTTCACAACACATTTCATCCGCTAGAAATACCGGTCTCAAAGCATTTCTCATACCATTTAGAAATCCATTCATAGACTATTTCGCAGAGCGATATGTGTCCTCATAATACCTTGCATAATACATGTTCTAAAACATTCCTTAATAATCAAGAAGTAGTTAATGTTCAATCTCGCTTTTTATTCCATAACAATGTCATTTCGTAACTCATACCTACATAATCCATATCGCTTTCGATAATGAGTTTTACAAACTCGAAGAAGAGATAGTACCACTTACTTGGGATCGTCTACGACCAAATAACAAACAATACTCGAATCGTCGAACTCGCGATCCTAACAAATAAGTGAGGAACAACGTTAAAATCAAGTAAAACTCAATTTCAATAACGAATCAACTAAAATAAAGTTAAACCCTAACAAAACAACTCTTGCGCGCCAAATTCACGGGCAGGCTCATGAAATCGGTTGATGTacataaaaataaagaaggatacatgagaaatagaaaaactGTCCTCGATTTTCGTCTTAATTACTATTTCCGTCCTGTAAATGCAGAATCTATACATCCTCGTTATAACCTTATAGCTTGAATATTAATTGATGTACAAAAGTTACATGCAATGCAAGAAGAACTCGTAAGAAAGGAGCGAGCTCGAGAATCCACAGACAGCGTGGGAGAATTGGAATGCTGAAGTGTCCTTGCGGGAGAAGAGAATGGAGAATGCGGTTCCGACCAGAGCCACCGCGGCCACGCTGGCAATCAGGTACGTCGTGCCATCGGTCGAGATGCCTCCGACTGTCGCAACCATCGTtaggctcctcctcctcttcttcgccACCGTCCCGCCGATTATTGATGTCCGATTGGCCCACTATCCGCCGACGGAGGACGGCGGTGAGATGCGAGCCGTTCTCGCCGACCGAAAGAGCGTATTAGCGCGAAAAATCGTCGGCTGGGGGAGCGGTGGACGCCATGTTATGGTGGGTGTTTTTCGAATGTGAAATAGGGACTCAGGAAAATGTGGGCTTTGTAGATTCGCAGATTGGAGAATCGAACTGGATTTGGTCGTTGCTTGGTGGATGGGGCCCCGTCAGCGAGCTCAAGATCCTTTGGCATGGCAGGTCATTGTCCAATTGTCCCGTACTGTTGGCCGTCTCAGTAACACCAACCTTAAACACCAGTTATCGGAACATTGtccaattttcttttggaacttcttcaaaattttgactttttcctGCTCCACATAGGCTAAAAAAACATTCATAAACGCTTACCACGTTGAATTTTAAACTTGCCATGTCAAAAAATTAGCTCAAGCGATTgctggaaggacttgattgaat
Protein-coding sequences here:
- the LOC115749779 gene encoding uncharacterized protein LOC115749779; protein product: MASTAPPPTIFRASPLFQPARAARISLPSSVGASLANRASIAGRTAAKKKKKGRSLTVVAAVGDVSADGTTYLIAGAAVVALVGTAFPILFSRKDTCPECDGAGFVRQSAATLRANAARKDQSQIVCQRCNGLGKLNQIDK